The Chamaesiphon minutus PCC 6605 DNA window GGTAGTTGTGAAACAGGGACAGTGTAAACTTTCCGGTTTTCAATCCGATGATGTCCTTTCTCCACCCGCTGACTAATACTGACATCTACGCCTTTAAACCCCTGTGATTGTGCTGTCTCAAACCAGCTTTTGACTTGTTGGTGTAGTGTTGGATGATTATCCTTAAGGCTTAACACATAATCGGCATTTGCTCCAGTAATCTTCGTCGCCATCGATTTCTGCGTGCCCATTGCATCGATAGTGATGATACAGCCTTGAATGTCTAGCAATTCTAATAATGCGGGAATCGCTGTGATTTCATTAGATTTAGCACTGACTTTTGTTTGTCCCAAGACCAATCGATGCTCACTCGCCCATGCACTCACCATGTGCAACGCTTTGACCCCAGATGCCCTGTCGTATGAACCTCTGTTGGTTTTACCATCAATGGCGACTACTTCCACTCCTAGTTGCTCAATTAGTGATTGCACCCACAGCCGAAAGCATTGCTCTAATTCTTTGGGATTGATTTTTTCAAATACTCTTCTAAATGTGTCGGCGCTGGGGATTCCGCCTGGTAGCTCTAGAAATGTACTTAACCACTCTTGCTTATTCACACCATACTCTTCCATATCCTCCCATCCTTTTGCTCCTGCGATTACTGCCAAGATGGCAATGGTGATAATGTCTTTGAGTAGATGTACTCTCGTCCTCTGGGTTCTGGGATCTTTAATATCTTGAAAGTATTGCCCAAACTTCTTTGTAATTTCTTGGCTGTCTAAATTCGTCGCTCCGACTGTTTCAGTTTTTTGCTTCTTCTTTTCTACTTGTGTCGGCATTACTTTCACTGTAATCGCTAGATGGACGCTCGTACCTACCCTAGCTCAGATCTTTCTCAAATAGAAGCCCTCAGCAGCAATCCCTTTGTCAATAGGGTTTGAG harbors:
- a CDS encoding ISAs1 family transposase, giving the protein MPTQVEKKKQKTETVGATNLDSQEITKKFGQYFQDIKDPRTQRTRVHLLKDIITIAILAVIAGAKGWEDMEEYGVNKQEWLSTFLELPGGIPSADTFRRVFEKINPKELEQCFRLWVQSLIEQLGVEVVAIDGKTNRGSYDRASGVKALHMVSAWASEHRLVLGQTKVSAKSNEITAIPALLELLDIQGCIITIDAMGTQKSMATKITGANADYVLSLKDNHPTLHQQVKSWFETAQSQGFKGVDVSISQRVEKGHHRIENRKVYTVPVSQLPLLYQQDQWSGLQTVVMVVRKSQYWNKTTHEVQFYLTSLLSDANRIGSAIRQHWGIENSVHWTLDVTFDEDKSRIRSLHGPQNFAVLRRLALNALERETSFRRSIRQKSRRTAMNDRYMLAVLSAAVPTSHPSTSACQ